Part of the Nicotiana sylvestris chromosome 2, ASM39365v2, whole genome shotgun sequence genome, TATGTTCCTAGCTAACTCTTCAGCTTTCCTGCTTACTTTTCAAATATCCAATGATTTCTCTCATTCCATATCTCATGAATTGCTTCTGCACATACCATTCTGAATACCCCTGCCtaacttgatttttcttttgcatTCTTTGCTGCCCATTTCCAGTGTTGGTCCCATGAGGTTGCCCATATTGGTTGCCTCTGCATCCATTTTAGTAGTTTTGTCCAAATACTCTTAGCATACTCACATTCAATAAAGATATGCTTCATGCTCTCATCATGTACTATACATAGACTGCATTCCCTGTCCACCTGCATCCCCCATTTGTTTAATCTGTCACTGGTCAGCATCCTGTCTTGGAAATACAGCCACATTGTGAATTTGGCTTTTGCCCTTGCTTCATTTCCAAACATGAACATCTTCCATTCTACTCTTGGCAATTGCCCCATCATAGCCAGATATAGTTGTATGATCATGCTGCTATTCTTCCTTAGCTGAAGTTGAATTGTTGCCACTGAGCTTCTTGCCTTGACGAGTGTCTGGCGTGTGTATAAGTTAAATTCGTACTCTGTCAAATTATAGTATAGAAAGATGTCGAACCCATATAGATTAGTTTATCTATTCTACAGACGTTTCTTGTTTTAATTACTATTTGAGAAAATCAGAAAGAGTTGAGTTGTAAATTAACTAACTAAAAAATGCATGAATAGAGcagtagaaaatattttatttttcacaaatataataaaaGGTGTTGAGATCTTGACTTCACTTAATATTTCTATTATATAGTAGAATTATTAttcttcaatttctatttctcaAAAAGGTATAAATGCCTCTCACGATTACAAATATATATTACTACTCAAGTTGAATAATTAATTGAACTCCTCTCGGTTATACTATTAATCTTTAAAATAGtaatactaaagaactagaaataTATGATTGAACTAAAACATGCTCTTGATAGTAAGTCCCTTTCGGTTACCCTACTTATTATAACTGATTATTACACCATTCGCCTCTCTCGATTACAAATAAGTGTAAAAttaattataacataaaaatGATAGATGTTACTGAATAAAATATTAACTTTTATCAATACTACATTTAACTATATTATTTCTTCCGCCTCTCTCGATTACAGAATTAATAAACAGTTAATATGTAGTACAAGATAGATAgatgttaataaattaaataacgtCTAACTGTAAATGCAGATAAAAGTTAAATAAATTCTAGCTCAAGCATGTGAATTTGAGGAATAATATCTACTATTATATAGAAATATTAAGATCCGTCTTTCTCCCAACACAAGAAAAGTTACTCCACACTGGAACTAGTACTAACAATGAAAATATTCTTGTccattaaataagaaaatagaaagaaatattcaagaATAATAATTCTCCCTATTTAATTAAAAGTAGGAACTAGAGTAATTTCTTACACTGGAATTTATTTAAAAACAACAACTAAACCACTATTGtgatttaaaagaaaagataacTCGATATTAGTGAAAGAAATAAAACAGAGAAACTTATtaggaatttgggttccgatttCTAACTCTAAGCTTTCTCTCCCCTTCCCCCTTCTGATCGGCAACATCTTCTTATataaagaaaatttcatgatgACTTCTCGTTTTGGTGCTAGATTTCCATGGCAAATCTAGATTTTGCATTTGCAGATATGAGAATTCGAATTCTAGATTTGGTGCTAGATTTCAATGGCAAGTCTAGATTTTGAATTTGCAGAGATGAGAATTCTGCAATTCTAAGTTTAGATTTCATCATGGCAAATCGAGACTTGGTGCATTGTCACGACAGTAATGAATCATAGCTCGATCTTACACttctttgttgtatttttcttgaatatttatttttcttttttcatgttGCGCACAATAATTCTGCTATAATTATTCCTGCAAAATAAAGTTAAGAATATGTAGGAAACAtgataatttatatatttttatgagAGAAATTATGTAGTTAATATCTGGTAAAATGCACTTATCATGCCTCCACCATTTTTCTAACTAACCAGGAAGCTTGTTTTGGTATTGGCATATTAGATAACTGTTGGCCTTTTATATAGTATGCATGTATCCATTTGATCCACATTTTATCCCCCTTGTTTGCTAGATCCCAGTAATTCTTTGTTGCTGCTGCTTTATTCCATAGTTTGAGATTGATAGGTTTAGTCCCCCAGTACTTTTAGGAGTACACATTTTATCCCATGCTACCAGAGATCTTTTAGTAATGACATTGACTCCTGACCACACATAGCTTTTGCAGTATGTTTCAATAGTCTTCAAGATCTTGCTAGGAATTAGAAACAGTTGAGACCAATAAGCCTGGATGCCAAATACAACAGATTGCACTAATAGAATTCTTCCTGCATATGAGAGTTTTTTAGCTGTCCATGAAGAAATTCTTGCCACCATCTTCTCTATAAGTGGTTGTCATTGGGCTATGGACATCTTCTTAGTGGTTAATGGTACTCCTAAGTACTTAACTGGTAATGTACCTCTAGAGTAACCAAATTTCTGCACTATCTCTTCACTTGCCAATTGATCAACACCACCAAAGAAGATTGAACTCTTTTCCTGGTTAGCTTTCAATCCAAAAGCTGCATAAAACTGGTTAAGGCAATGTTGTAACTAAGTGATTGAGGCCAAGTCACCCCTTGCAAAGAGCAGCAGATCATCTGTAAAACTCAGATGAGTTATGCCTAGTTTAGCACACCTTGGGTGATATTTGAATTCCCTTTCTTTCTTCAGTCCATTCAAGCCTCTACTCAAGTATTCCATAGCAATTGCAAAGAGTAAAGGAGACATAGGGTCTCCTTGTCTCAGCCCCTTTGCAGCCCGGAATGGCTTAGTAGGTTCTccattgatgataattgaataaGTCATTGTCTTCATACAGGCCAGCACCCATTGTTGAAATTTACTAGGGAATCCCAACTCAATCATTACTTGTTCCAAGAATATCCATTCTATAGAATCATAAGCTTTAGTTAGATCAATCTTGATCATACACCTTGGGGAAGAATTCTTTCTGGTGTATGCCTTCACAAGTTCATGAGATAAGATTATGTTATCTGATATTTTCCTTTCTGGAATAAAACCTGCCTGAGCTTCACATATCACACTAGTAATTACTCCATGCAGTCTGTTTGCCAGTATTTTAGAAATGATCTTATAGAGAACAGTACAGCATGCAATAGGCCTGAATTCCCTTGCTGTGGTTGGGTTATTCACTTTAGGAACAAGAGTGATTGTTGTACAGTTAATACCTTTGTACATTCTTCCTGTGATAAAGAACTTATGCACTGTTTGCACAATCTCCTACTTCAATATAGGCCATGCTTTCTTGAAGAAACATGAATTATATCCATAAACTCCAGGAGATTTATCCTCTTGTATAGCACATAGTCCCTTATATACTTCATCTTCTGTCACTTCTGCAATCAAACTTAGCTGTTGTTCACGAGTAAGCTTAGGGCCATTCTTCATTATTTCTTTGTTGACTGCTGGTAGTGTCTTTGTAGAAGTCCCCATCAAGTTTTTATAGAACCTTATAAACTCTTCGTTAATGCTATCCTGGCTATTAACCTTCGTTCCATCCTTTGTGATCAGCTCCAATATCTATTTTCTATGGCTCCTCTCTTTTACAATAGCAGATATACTTGGTATTGCTATCCCCCAGTTTAATCCATTTGACCCTTGATTTTTGTTGCATAATACTCTCTTCAATTAGAGACCACTTCTCTAGTTGTTGGAGAGTTTGCTTCTCTTGTTCTAGTAGACTGTCACTATATTGGCTTTGCATCTTTTCTTGGCCTATAACAAGGTCACTTCTTGCATCTTCAATTCTCTTTGTTATTTCCTTATATTCATCAGTATTTATCCTCTTGAATAAAGGCTTCAGAGCTTTAAGCTTCGTCCATACATTCTCCATGTCATCCACTGCTAATATTTTGTTCCATATGGACATCACTATATTCCCAAACTCCTTTTGATCTGTCCATACATTAAAGAATCTAAAGGGTGGTTTGATAGTGGATCTCATGGTCTTGATGTTCAGTAGCATATGAGAGTGATCAGATATCAATGGTACATCATATTCAGTACACACATGCCCCCAATTAGTCATCCACAGGTCATTACCAAACACCCTATCAATTCTACTTAGTATCCTGTCATCCCCTTGTTGTTTATTGGACCAGATATAGTATTCTCCCTTCTAGGTCAGTTCATTTAGAAACAGATTATGAATACAGTCTGagaaatccaccatttcactcaTTGCTACTGGATTTCCATACATTATGTCTTGAGTATACAACATTGCATTAAAATCTTCACCAATTATCCAAGGCTTTGCCACTTGTGTTGAATGTCATTCAGGTTACTCCATAAAGCTTTCCTTTGCTCAACTGTGTTGAAACCATACACTAGTGTTAGGCAAGCTTCAAATCCATCCGTTCTCCCCTTTACTGTAAGTGAATTAATTGAGCATCTATTTTTTCAACATCAATACAATATACCTTAGGATCCCATGTCAGCCAAATCCTCCTATTAATTGCATTCTGGTAATTGTTCTGAATTTCCCAACCAGGTAAGATATTTTTGAGTACTCTGTTGGCTCTATTCTCCTTGACTCTAGTTTCCAAAAAATCAGCTAATTTTATTTGCTTATTCTGTACATATATCTTTAATTCTTTTTGCTTATATCTCTTATTTATTCCCCTCACATTCTATATCACCCAAGTTATTAAACTCTTATAGGTGGCCCACTAGTAGTTATGGGCAAGCATTGCTGTATTCCCTTCCCACCTTTGTACTCCCCTGTTCTATTCCCTCTCGGTATACTAGTAGCCAGAGTTGGGAACTCCCTGATACAACTCAGTTCAAGGCTCTTTTGAGTGCTTTGTACCACCCTTCCAGGTGTTTGAACTTCAGTTCTTGCTAGAGCCTGCTGTGTCTGATCCATAGGTTGTTGTGTTTGATCAATAAGATGTTTGTCATTTATCTCTTCCTCTTGTTGATCTGCTCCTCCTACCACAGTAGGAGGCTCTTCTATCTGCTTCTTAGTTCTCTACTCTTGTACCACTTTCTGTGCTTGTTGAGGGCCTTCCTGTGTAGCAAGTGGTGCATCTGGCCTCCTTCCTCTCCTAGGCTGCTCATAGTGGTTTTGTTCATTCTCAACTTTCTTACATGAGTGACCAATCTTCAAGCATTCATCACAGAATTCTGGTTTCCAGTCATAGTCTATTGCTTGTTCAAATTGTCTTCCATCTGGTTCACATACTATGACACTTGTTGGCAATGCTCTAGTAACATTAATCTCAACTAACATCCTAGCATATGAGATCCTATTTTGTTTTGAGGTGCATTCATCTGCATATAGTGGTTTGCCAATAGCACTTGCAATTCTGCTCAAAGACTGCCCATCCCAGCAACTCATAGGAAGATTAGGTAGTTTCACCCACAGTGGAATTTCAGTTAGAAATTCCTTGGTAAAATCAAAATTAACAGTCCATGGCTTCAAATAAGTGGCTTATTGTTCATTGTGTATGGACCCGAGTATAGAATCTTATTCATATCATTCATTGATTGAAACTTGACAACATAGTATCCTTCATAATGATAGAATACTTCCGGTTCTAAGACTTGATTCCAACTATGTTTTACAAATCTGTGCATGTAATTATAGCCAGGTGTTTCCCCAATTACATACACAATTAAAGCACATTTCCATTTCCTAACTTCCTTCTTCACATCCTCTTTCTCAAGTTGTACCACTGTCTTACCTTCTACGATTTTAGGTGGTATATAACTcagtttcaaaccattttcagAGATGCGATTACCGGCAAACAATAAGGTCCACGCTGTTTTCTCCCGTTTCTCCTCATTTACTGGTGTTAGATCTTGTGTTGGTTTGCTCGTACTCGCTAGATCTGCAGCTTTCTCAATTGATTTTGTCACTTTGGCCACTTAAGATTGGACTAACACTCAGATCCAATTTATTAGCTACAGTTTTCTTCATTCCTTCACTTGCACGTTGCTCCTATTGATTCTCTTCCAATGGAACAGTAGCATTAGCCATAGTAGCTACTGGAGTTTTCTCTGGTTTCAAGTTAGCTTCAGCTAGGTTTCCTCCCTCAGCTAAAGGTTGCAACCTTGGTCTTCCTCGAGGTCTGCCTCTTCCCCGAGCCATATCTACGGTGGTCGGACGTCGTACTAACGTGCACCGGTGAGCATTGGGTTAGAGAGAGAAATTTCTACCCTATTATTCCAACATTATATAtgcttgaaaattattttttatactttataaataaatttattttattctataggtaagttCATAATaaagattaaaaataaataagagtgtcataatattaaaaaatgaaaaaataaaagctGATAATTTTGAGAGCAAAATGGACATTTGGCTACTAGAAGTTTGAGAAATTGAGTGAGTGACTTTTTCAGTGATGTAAGCATAACATGGAAACAAATTGTTAAAACATAAGCCGAGAGTTAAATAATGAAGGCAAAAATCTTGGGAACTTACACACTTGGACCAGTAATTATTGTCCAGATGATAAAATGGAGAAGAAATAGGAATAAAAAACTCTAGTCAAAGACCTTACCCTACGTAAAATCTTGGCCAAGCAATGGCCTCTTCGCTCTTTCACTATAACTAACTTCTATAAGCCCAGTATACTTCACTATTTTATCTCTTTTTATTCACTGTTTTTGAGATAAACATGTGGCCGATGTTAACTTATGGTAAAAAAAATGTGTCATTACCATTTTCTGAAAAGGTATAAATAATCAGGAACAGTTATAGAAACTGTCACAAGTTCTCGTACTTGTGACAATTTAATTAGTAGAACTACACTTTTTCTTTACATGTTAAATTAGTAGACGACAGATGCATCATTCTTCAGTGAAGAGCATTTTTGTTGAGGAGAAAAATAAGCTGAACAATGGAGGAAATAATGTGCCACCTATTTGCCCTAAACCTAGAAGACCTGGTTCTACTCTTCCTGAATTCCTCAAATCCATGAATTACAACGATAATACgtacttcttcttttatttccattTTTAGTCCTATTTTtcgcatttttatatttttctttctctaCTTTTTAATGTAATGGAGTATTGTAATTGATCTTTTGAGAAATAATATTTGGAAATTCATGTGATCAGCCAGAAGAATTTTGATGGAAGAAGTGGGATTCTCAACATTGTTGCTGATAAGGTTTGTTCTCTACGCACTTTGTTCGACTAATTCTTTTTGTTTGATAGGATATCCCTAAAATTATTGATTATGTTACCGTTTAGTTTTCTTTTCTATAATTAAAATGTCTGAAGATCTCTCTTATTTGTTATTTTAACAAGAGAATATATGAATGCAGACAAGAGATGGAAGAAAATCGCCGTCATGTTACTCAGGTTCTCCTCCGGGGAGAACAGATAATCCATTGGTGCACGACGTGCAATTTATTCAGCAAATGGAGCATTTTTCACCTTTGACAAGAACTAATTTATCTGATAAATTTGGATTTACCTCTGTCTCTCCAGCTTAAGCCTTACCCAGAGTTTACCAATTTTTTCACAATTTTGTTTACTTTAAGAAGCAGAGTGATAAGATGTATAAGAAGTCAAGACCCTTTTTAAGGGATTTaagttatatttttttattttttttgtgggTACTGCATGAGTGCCCTGTTAGATTATCACATGATCAAACTTTCTGTAAATATTACGATTTTTATTAggttttttcttttggttttgatTCAATTTAATATTACATGTACATGTTAACTTTTATAGTGACTTGAACTTAATTTTGTCGATTAAGTACTAGTTTTTGGGTAAAAGTTTACGAATTTGAGCAATTAATGCCTCGaactcttttcttccttttgtccATCATCTGAGATTTTGTTTAAGGTAGAGAATGTAGAACAAAGTTATTTCATTGAAgaaaccttgtatattcttctCTTTCCAAATAGAAAATCGATTTTTTGTTATCCATGTGTAGTATCGAAATGATAAAAATTTGCAAACTAATTCTAAATAGGACGTGTGATAAGACAGAAAATAGAGGTCAAGTACCTTGTGCCAATCAGCTTTATATTATTACATGGGTCAGGATATCATCATTTTCGTATAAAATTTATATCGGTATTAGCTAATACTATAACCAAACATGATATACTTACAATTTAAATTCTATTTTGGGATTAGTATTCTCATCCCGATAACTAAACAACCCTTAATACATGGTCTTTAAGGCATGTAGATAAAAGTTACTcctggtccacaataagtgactaTTTTATCTTTGTCACACCCATTAATATACGAACTCcgagagaaaaaaaatattttcactaAATTAGCCTAATTAATTGTTACCTTAACACATTAAAATATGTAAACAAGGGcgaattttggaaaaataaaattaattccttcttgattatataaatagaCACTTAtattggaccaaaataaaaaggtaaaataattaCTTggtgtggaccggagggagtaattattattatttttttagacGGACTGCTTAAACCCTAAAGTTAAAATGGAATTGGGaaataggaaaaagaaagaagataacACAAACAGAATTTGAGCTGTCAAGTGTCAACAAATTTAAATTGCCAACCAAATTATTTTCCCCAAGTGGGGCCATTGTAATTTCAGAAATTAAACTTTTAAGAAAAGCGTCACTTCGAAAAGATAAGACAAAATACCTTAAACCACTCATAAACTTGGCTCAGATTATTAGTATTATCCCAAACTATTCCTGGTCTTAATTACCCCCCTCAAGTTGGTCTTTTGAGAGTCATCACCCCCCCTAGACGTTGATGTGACAAAAAATGTGAGTGCACTCACCTGCCACGTGAATTTTTCTATCTATatggcattttttttaaaaataaaatattttttacctttttaagatatta contains:
- the LOC104246855 gene encoding uncharacterized protein, producing MHHSSVKSIFVEEKNKLNNGGNNVPPICPKPRRPGSTLPEFLKSMNYNDNTQKNFDGRSGILNIVADKTRDGRKSPSCYSGSPPGRTDNPLVHDVQFIQQMEHFSPLTRTNLSDKFGFTSVSPA